The following proteins come from a genomic window of Bactrocera dorsalis isolate Fly_Bdor chromosome 6, ASM2337382v1, whole genome shotgun sequence:
- the LOC125779432 gene encoding uncharacterized protein LOC125779432 → MEKLLKFMKYEEHDWKICADLKVVGMLCGLQSGYTKHCCFHCKWDSRARKDHYCIKDWPERVEFTIGVDNIKYVPLVMKEKIIPPLHIKLGLIKNFVKVLDKEGKAFNYLQNVFPIISQAKIKEGNFVGPQIKKLINNDQFKALLSPVEAAAWDSFEMVVSSFLGKHKSPNYEKIVSDLIKNYAEMGVNMSLKILFLHSHLSFFPANLGDESDEHGKRFHQQIKLIENRYQGFWDVGMMGDYCWFLIKEMSKHIIISTIM, encoded by the exons AtggagaaattgttaaaattcatgaaatatGAAGAGCATGATTGGAAAATATGTGCCGATCTTAAAGTCGTTGGAATGTTATGCGGTCTACAAAGTGGCTACACAAAACACTGCTGCTTTCACTGCAAATGGGATAGCCGAGCTCGTAAAGACCACTATTGCATTAAGGATTGGCCGGAAAGAGTTGAATTTACAATTGGTGTGGATAATATCAAATACGTCCCACTTGtaatgaaggaaaaaatcaTTCCGCCATTGCACATCAAGCTCGgcctcattaaaaattttgttaaggtgttggacaaagaaggcaaagcattcaattatttgcaaaatgttTTCCCAATTATTTCCCAGgccaaaataaaagaaggtaacTTTGTTGgaccccaaataaaaaagttgataaataatGACCAATTCAAAGCACTATTGTCACCAGTTGAGGCAGCAGCGTGGGATTCCTTCGAAAtggtcgtttcttcttttctcggTAAACACAAAAGTCCAAACTACGAGAAGATAGTGAGCGacttaatcaaaaattatgcagaaatgg GCGTAAATATgtctttaaaaattctttttctgcattcccatttaagtttttttccggCAAATCTCGGAGACGAAAGTGACGAgcatggcaaaaggtttcaccagcaaataaaattaattgagaatCGATACCAAGGTTTCTGGGACGTCGGTATGATGGGTGACTACTGTTGGTTTCTCataaaagaaatgtcaaaacaCATAATCATTTCGACTATAATGTAA